The following is a genomic window from Methylomarinum vadi.
AAGGTAATAACTTGACCTTGATATCACTCGCTTCAATTAACGCAAATGGTTTGCCGTCGAATCCCGGCGCATTACTTAACGATAGTTTTCCGGTCGATACCCCGATCCAGGGAAAAACGGACAAGTCCAAATTACCCTCGATGTTCAATTCACGGCCGGTATTGTCTTTAACGACCGTTTGAATTTGCGGTTTGAAATCGTTCGGATCGATGACTAACGGCAAAACGACGGCCGCCACGATAATAAGCAAAATGAATGATGCAATGACTGTGAACAGGACTTTCAGCAGTTTGCCCATGGCAATCTCCGTATTGATAAAAAGATGTAATGAGTCAGGATATCGAATATGATTGTTCGTCTATCACAGAATATTGCTACAGATTCTAACCTTATTGGAATCTAAATCAATCAATGTGGGCTTTTTCAATCATAACGAGGGTATATGCATGTTACTTCTTGCTAAAGCTGCCGGAATTCTGGTGTTGGTTTGGTTTTATCTGAGCGGAAAAAAAGTGGGGGAACCAGCGGTCAAATGGGCGATTATCGGCTTGGTAGGTTACTGGATTTCCTGGTGGTTGGCTAACAAATTGATTTTGGCATCATTAACCGGAATGTTCGCCAAGAGTTCGGTCACCGTATTTCTGGTTACCCAGATACCGGTAGTGATCGCCGTAACCGCCGTTTTTTTTATCAGAAAAAAGCTGCTTAGCGGCGTTAGCGAAACGGCGAAACTGTCCTCTGAAAATAGCGAAAACTGATTTTTGAAAAAATAAAAAAGGCGCATCGTTTGCACAATGCGCCTTTTTGCTTAACAAGCCGAGCCAGTAAAATTCTTACAATTTGTCGGCATTTTCACCCAGATATTTTGCAACGCCTGCAGGGCTAGCATCCATACCGGCATCACCTTTGTTCCAGCCAGCCGGACAAACCTCGCCATGCTCTTCATGGAACTGCAGCGCATCCACCATGCGTACCAATTCATCGATATTACGTCCTAGCGGCAGATCATTGACGATTTGGTGACGAACCATGCCGCTTTGATCGATCAGGAAAGCACCGCGATAAGCTACAGCAGGGCCTTCAGCCTCGACATCGTAATCTTTGCAGATGGAATGGGCGATGTCGGCAGCCATCGTATAACGGACCGGACCAATACCGCCTTCATTAACCGGCGTGTTACGCCATGCATTATGCGTGAAGTGCGAATCGACGGAAACCGCGACCACCTCTACACCACGGCTTTTGAATTCATCGATGCGGTGATCCAACGCGATCAATTCACTTGGGCAGACGAAAGTGAAGTCCAACGGATAGAAAAAAACCACCGCATATTTTCCTCGGGTGGCCTCAGAAAAGTTGAAAGAATCAACAATTTGACCGTCACCTAAGACCGCAGGAACAGTAAAATCAGGTGCTTGTTTACCTACTAATACGCTCATCGTTTTTCTCCAAAAAAATAATTACAAAACAAAAGGTTATACAAACAATTTATGCAACCTAGTTGTGCATCCGAGCTATTCTACACCAATTTACTGGGGAATAGTGGACTAATTCTAACATTTCTTCT
Proteins encoded in this region:
- a CDS encoding peroxiredoxin, whose translation is MSVLVGKQAPDFTVPAVLGDGQIVDSFNFSEATRGKYAVVFFYPLDFTFVCPSELIALDHRIDEFKSRGVEVVAVSVDSHFTHNAWRNTPVNEGGIGPVRYTMAADIAHSICKDYDVEAEGPAVAYRGAFLIDQSGMVRHQIVNDLPLGRNIDELVRMVDALQFHEEHGEVCPAGWNKGDAGMDASPAGVAKYLGENADKL